From one Macaca nemestrina isolate mMacNem1 chromosome 3, mMacNem.hap1, whole genome shotgun sequence genomic stretch:
- the LOC105486261 gene encoding leucine-rich repeat, immunoglobulin-like domain and transmembrane domain-containing protein 3, with the protein MHLFACLCIVLNVLEGVGCSCPSQCTCDYHGRNDGSGSRLVLCNDMDMNELPTNLPVDTVKLRIEKTVIRRISAEAFYYLVELQYLWVTYNSVASIDPSSFYNLKQLHELRLDGNSLAAFPWASLLDMPLLRTLDLHNNKITSVPNEALRYLKNLAYLDLSSNRLTTLPPDFLESWSHLVTTPSGGLDLSPSRIILGLQDNPWFCDCRISKMIELSKVVDSAIVLLDPLMTCSEPERLTGILFQRAELEHCLKPSVMTSATKIMSALGSNVLLRCDATGFPTPQLTWTRSDSSPVNYTVIQESPEEGVRWSIMSLTGISSKDAGDYKCKAKNLAGMSEAVVTVTVLGITTTPIPPDTSERPGYHPEWDAQPGSGRSTSSTSSYPWSSSFSPTSSFSASTLSPPSTASFSLSPFFSSTVSSITTLSTSISATTMANKQSFQLHPDGKRNLKAAKSGSKLPPASTRKKEELALLDHTMLTETNATIENLRVVSETKESVTLTWNMINTTHNSAVTVLYSKYGGKDLLLLNADSSKNQVTIDGLEPGGQYMACVCPKGVPPQKDQCITFSTETVEGDDSQWSLLLVVTSTACVVVLLLICFLLYKVCKLQCKSEPFWEDDLAKETYIQFETLFPRSQSVGELWTRSHRDDSEKLLLCSRSSVESQVTFKSESSRPEHYC; encoded by the exons ATGCATCTCTTTGCATGTCTGTGCATTGTCCTTAACGTTTTGGAAGGAGTGGGCTGTTCATGTCCTTCACAGTGCACCTGTGATTATCACGGCAGAAATGACGGCTCAGGATCAAG GTTGGTGCTATGTAATGACATGGATATGAACGAGCTCCCTACGAACCTCCCTGTGGACACTGTGAAGCTTCGCATAGAGAAGACTGTCATCCGCAGAATCTCGGCGGAGGCCTTCTATTACCTGGTGGAGCTCCAGTATCTCTGGGTGACTTACAATTCCGTGGCCAGCATTGACCCCAGCAGCTTTTACAACCTGAAGCAACTGCATGAGTTGCGCTTGGATGGGAATTCCCTGGCTGCTTTCCCTTGGGCATCTCTGCTGGACATGCCCCTTCTGAGGACCCTGGACTTGCACAATAACAAAATAACCAGTGTGCCAAATGAGGCACTCAGGTATCTAAAGAACCTTGCCTACTTGGATTTATCAAGCAACAGACTCACCACGTTGCCACCAGATTTCCTGGAGAGCTGGTCTCATTTAGTTACAACACCTTCTGGGGGCCTGGACCTTTCCCCAAGCAGGATTATTCTTG GTCTACAGGACAATCCTTGGTTCTGTGACTGTCGTATTTCCAAAATGATCGAGTTGTCAAAGGTTGTTGACTCTGCTATAGTGCTTCTGGATCCACTGATGACTTGCAGTGAACCTGAACGCCTCACAGGAATTTTGTTTCAGCGGGCTGAATTGGAACATTGTCTGAAACCATCAGTGATGACCTCAGCCACCAAAATCATGTCTGCTCTCGGCAGTAATGTTCTACTGCGGTGTGATGCCACTGGCTTCCCCACCCCACAGCTCACATGGACCAGATCTGACAGCTCGCCAGTTAATTATACAG taATACAAGAATCTCCAGAGGAAGGAGTCAGATGGTCCATAATGAGCTTGACAGGCATTTCTTCCAAAGACGCtggggattacaagtgtaaggcCAAAAATCTGGCTGGGATGTCAGAAGCTGTGGTTACTGTGACAGTGCTTGGCATTACCACAACTCCGATACCACCAGACACTTCTGAAAGACCTGGATATCATCCTGAGTGGGATGCCCAGCCGGGATCTGGAAGATCTACATCTAGCACATCATCATATCCTTggtcctcttccttctcccctacatcttctttttctgcttctaCTTTGTCTCCTCCCTCtactgcttccttctctttatctcctttcttctcctccacTGTTTCTTCAATCACAACTCTGAGCACAAGCATCTCAGCCACCACCATGGCCAACAAGCAATCATTCCAGCTCCACCCAGAtgggaaaagaaatttaaaggcaGCAAAGAGTGGAAGTAAGCTTCCTCCAGCCAGcacaaggaagaaagaagagctgGCATTGTTGGATCACACAATGCTTACGGAGACAAATGCCACAATAGAAAACCTCAGGGTGGTCAGCGAGACTAAAGAGAGTGTGACATTGACGTGGAATATGATCAACACCACACATAACTCTGCAGTGACTGTGTTGTATTCCAAGTATGGTGGGAAGGACCTGCTGCTGTTGAATGCAGACTCCAGCAAGAACCAAGTAACCATAGATGGCTTGGAACCTGGTGGGCAATACATGGCCTGTGTCTGTCCAAAAGGAGTGCCTCCCCAGAAAGACCAATGCATCACCTTTTCTACCGAAACAGTAGAAGGAGATGATTCTCAATGGTCTCTCCTTCTCGTGGTGACCAGTACTGCCTGTGTTGTTGTCTTACTATTGATTTGTTTCTTGTTGTACAAAGTTTGCAAACTGCAATGTAAGTCAGAACCTTTTTGGGAAGATGATTTGGCAAAAGAGACTTATATCCAATTTGAGACCCTGTTTCCCAGGTCTCAAAGTGTAGGTGAGCTCTGGACACGAAGTCACAGGGATGACTCAGAAAAATTGCTGCTTTGTTCGAGGTCAAGTGTGGAATCTCAGGTGACTTTTAAAAGTGAAAGTTCCAGACCAGAGCATTATTGCTAA